From the genome of Podospora bellae-mahoneyi strain CBS 112042 chromosome 2, whole genome shotgun sequence:
TGCTACCGaaccctccatcaccacctccaacgcCAGCCGAAATGCTCTTTGCAGCCAGTCAAACCGAGCGACCGACCTCCTGACCCGTGCCTTCGTTTCTGGCTCTCCTCCGggatcttcttcaccaatCTCTGTCCGGCCATCCATGTTTGACAGTGTCGACCGTCAGCAAGAGCTATCCGTCTCGCCTGTCAGTCAGCCCGACTCGTATGATGAGCGTCCTTGTATGTCTTGCCATCTTTCACTTGTGTCCCGGACTATGTGCTGACTTTGAAACCCAGTCTCGGGACGGTACTTCAGCTTCCCTAGCTTC
Proteins encoded in this window:
- a CDS encoding hypothetical protein (EggNog:ENOG503P9IB), giving the protein MMASLILTPDSRMQRRDSSDRSASKRRPRLLRATATEPSITTSNASRNALCSQSNRATDLLTRAFVSGSPPGSSSPISVRPSMFDSVDRQQELSVSPVSQPDSYDERPFSGRYFSFPSFDDYEGSQQDDKESEIKSP